The following coding sequences are from one Dehalococcoidia bacterium window:
- a CDS encoding SDR family NAD(P)-dependent oxidoreductase, producing the protein MADAGRVVLVTGAQQGIGAATALAFARAGESVAINWLNDAEAAEQVAAGVRAAGGRAALVQGDVSRAEDVRRMVETAERELGPIEVLVNNAGIFPRAPFLEIAEAEYDRVLGVNLKGAFLCAQAVARRLVALGRPGAIVCISSQAAYRGSPRGAHYTASKGGIVGLVRTLALELAPHGIRVNAIAPGLTDTAQPRDGMSEEEIAASARRMPFGAIIKPEEIADAAVFLASESGAARQITGQVLHVNGGTFFG; encoded by the coding sequence ATGGCGGACGCGGGCAGGGTGGTGCTGGTGACGGGCGCGCAGCAGGGAATCGGCGCGGCCACGGCGCTGGCCTTCGCGCGAGCGGGCGAAAGCGTGGCGATCAACTGGCTGAACGACGCCGAGGCCGCCGAGCAGGTGGCGGCGGGCGTGCGCGCGGCGGGCGGCCGCGCGGCGCTGGTGCAGGGCGACGTCTCCCGGGCCGAAGACGTGCGGCGGATGGTCGAGACGGCCGAGCGCGAGCTTGGCCCGATCGAGGTGCTGGTGAACAACGCCGGCATCTTCCCCCGCGCCCCGTTCCTGGAGATCGCGGAAGCCGAGTACGACCGCGTGCTCGGCGTGAACCTGAAGGGCGCCTTTTTGTGCGCCCAGGCCGTGGCGCGGCGGCTGGTGGCGCTGGGGCGGCCGGGCGCGATCGTCTGCATCTCCTCGCAGGCGGCGTATCGAGGCTCGCCGCGCGGCGCCCACTACACGGCGAGCAAGGGCGGCATCGTCGGGCTGGTGCGCACGCTGGCCCTGGAGCTGGCGCCGCACGGCATCCGTGTGAACGCGATCGCGCCGGGCCTGACCGACACGGCCCAGCCGCGCGACGGTATGAGCGAGGAGGAGATCGCCGCCAGCGCCCGCCGCATGCCCTTCGGCGCGATCATCAAGCCGGAGGAGATCGCGGACGCCGCCGTCTTCCTCGCCTCGGAATCCGGGGCGGCGCGGCAGATCACCGGCCAGGTGCTGCACGTCAACGGCGGCACGTTCTTCGGCTGA